The Kordia sp. SMS9 genome window below encodes:
- a CDS encoding helix-turn-helix domain-containing protein, producing the protein MDIKIKFGQKVKELRLEKGLSQEAFAHLAELDRTYISSIEKGDRNVSITVIEKIATALDIEITKLFEWKKE; encoded by the coding sequence ATGGATATAAAAATCAAATTCGGTCAAAAAGTAAAAGAGTTAAGGCTTGAAAAAGGTTTGTCTCAAGAAGCATTTGCTCACTTGGCGGAACTTGATAGAACTTATATCTCTAGTATTGAGAAAGGTGATAGAAATGTTTCAATAACAGTTATTGAAAAAATTGCGACAGCTTTAGATATAGAGATTACAAAACTTTTCGAATGGAAAAAAGAGTAG